GACCTGTAAGGCCAACCCTTTGCCTAGCACCAGGAGGTTCATTCATCTGTCCAAATACAAGGGCAGTCTTATCAATAACACCTGATTCTTTCATCTCAAGCCATAGGTCGTTACCTTCCCTAGTTCTTTCTCCGACTCCAGCGAATACAGAGTAACCACCGTGCTCATAGGCAATATTTCTGATAAGTTCCATAATCAAAACAGTTTTACCAACACCGGCACCACCAAAGAGACCGATTTTTCCACCCCTAGAATAAGGGTTTAGTAGATCCAAAACCTTGATACCTGTCTCTAATATCTCGGTAGAGGTATCCTGCTCGTCAAATTTTGGCGGCTCTCTGTGAATTGGGTATTCTTCGTCACCTTCTACTTCTTCGCCACCATCAATTGTATTTCCAAGTACATTAAACAATCTTCCAAGAGTCGGTTCTCCAACAGGTATACTTATTGGTTTACCAATATCACGTGCCTCCATCCCTCTTACCATACCATCAGTAGAACTCATAGCAACGCATCTTACTATATCATCACCTAAATGCTGTACAGCTTCTAGAGTTATATCAATTACCTGTGTTGCTTTATCCTGTTCAACAATCTCGCCTTTTTCATTTAATCCAGATTCTATTTTTACGGAGTTATAAATATTTGGAAGTTCCCCCTGAGGGAATTCGATATCAACAACCGGACCAATAATTTGCTGGACTTTGCCAACACTCATCCATTAATACCTCCCTTTCTATTCTAGGGCTTCAGCCCCATTAACTATTTCTAATATTTCCTGAGTAATGCTAGCCTGCCTAGCTCTATTATAAGTTTTTGTTAAGTCTTCAATCATTTCATCAGCATTATTCGTTGCATTACCCATTGCAGTCATTCTTGCTCCATGTTCAGATGTTTTAGATTCTAATAGCGCTAGCAAAACAATATTTTCCACATATCTCTCAAGAAATTCCCCTAGAATAGCCTCTATTGAAGGTTCAAATGCATAAAGTTGCTCTTCAATATCTAGCTCTTCTTCCGTGTCCTTTTCAGTGATTATAACATCTTTCTCCATGGGCAAAAGCTTTCGTGCTACAGGAACTTGAGTCAAGGCGTTCTGAAACTCATTATAAACGATGATTAACTCGTTTATCTCGCCATTAAAAAACAATTCCATAGCTGGCTCTGCAATCTTTTTTGCTTCTTCTATCGTTGGATTATCAGGCATATCTAGATACTCGGATACCACTTCATAATTACGTTTTTTATAAAAGTCTCGGACTCTTTTTCCTACCGAAATTATCCGCGGCGAACTAACCCCTTCTTTTTCCATATGCTCATTAGCTTCTCTTACAACATTTACGTTGTAACCGCCACAAAGGCCCCTATCTGCAGCTACTATTAAGTAGCATGGTTCCCCCGTATCATTTTTTTCCATTAGTGGATGACTTTCCCCGTGAAGCTGGTTTATAACTCTTAAAATTGACTTTCTCATCGCATCTTCATAGGGCCTTGCTCTCTCTAATCTATCCTGTGCTCTTCTAAGTTTTGCAGCTGCAACCATTTCCATAGCGCGTGTAATTTTCTGGGTATTTTCAACACTTGATATTCTCCGCTTTATCTCTCTTGTACTCTGCAAACCCGAATCACCACCCTCCTACAAAGGACTCCTTAACTTTATCTACATCATTTCCGGATCTTTTTTGAAGGCTTCTTTAGCTTCTTCTACTACTTTGGCTAGTTTATCTAAAAACTCATCAGATAGCTTTTCGCCTTTTCTGATCTCTTCTTTGATATCCCTATTGTTGTTAGAAATATATTCTAGCATGTATTTTTCAAAGGTTAAAATCTTCTCTACTTCTAAGTCATCTAGATAACCATAAGTTGCAGTAAAGATCATAATAATTTGATCTTCCACTGCCATTGGTTGATATTGATCCTGCTTAAGAATTTCAACAGTTCTTTTACCTCTTTCAAGTCGTTCTTGTGTCGCTTTGTCAAGGTCAGTCCCAAACTGCGCAAATGCTTCTAGTTCCCGGTACTGCGCAAGGTCCAGGCGAAGACTACCGGACACCTGCTTCATAGCTCCAAGCTGTGCTGAGCCACCAACTCTCGAAACAGAAAGTCCAGCGTTAATGGCTGGTCTCTGTCCAGCATAAAATAGGTCACTCTCTAGATAAATTTGGCCATCAGTAATTGAAATAACGTTAGTTGGAATATAAGCAGAGATGTCCCCTGCCTGAGTCTCAATGATTGGCAGCGCAGTAAGGGAACCCCCGCCAAACTCATCAGAAAACTTAGCCGCTCTTTCTAGTAACCTGGAGTGTAGGTAGAAAACATCACCAGGATAAGCCTCTCTTCCTGGAGGGCGTCTCAAAAGAAGCGAAAGCTCTCTGTAACTTGCTGCGTGTTTTGTTAAGTCGTCATACGCACACATTGCGTGCTTACCATTATCTCTAAAATATTCGCCAATACTACACCCAGCATAAGGAGCAAGGTATAATAACGGAGCTGGCTCACTGGCTGTTGCCGCTACAATGATGGTGTGGTCCAATGCACCATGTTTTTCTAAGGTATCTGCAACTTGTGCAACAGTCGAGTTTTTCTGTCCGATAGCAACATATACACAAATAACATCTGAGTCTTTCTGGTTAATTATCGTATCTATTACGATGGCACTCTTTCCTGTACCTCTGTCCCCGATTATAAGCTCCCTCTGGCCTCTTCCAATAGGTATCATTGAGTCTACAGGCTTTATTCCAGTTTGGAGAGGCTCTTCAACAGGTTGACGTTCGATAACCCCAGGTGCTTTAACCTCAACTGGTCTTGATTCTTTTGCCTCAATCGGTCCTTTACCATCAAGAGGTTCACCTAGAGGATTAACAACCCTTCCTAATAGTTCTTCTCCTACAGGCACCTCAACGATCCTTCCGGTCCTCTTAACTTCATCACCTTCGTTAATCTTTAGATAATCACCAAGGATAACACAACCAACGTTATCTGTCTCCAGGTTCAATACCATGCCATATATTCCACCAGGAAATTCAACAAGCTCACCAAACATAGCATTGTCTAGGCCATGAATCCTGGCAATACCGTCACCAACGTAAAGCACCGTGCCTACATCAAAAACATCTACCTGCTTTTCATATTGTTCAATTTTCTCTTTTAACACATCACTTATCTCATCAGGACGTATGCTCATAAAACTATCACCCCGTTTTCCCTAGACTAGTCTTTTCAAGATTACCTCTAAGCTGATTAAGCTGGCCAGAAATGCTGTAGTCATAAACCCTATCGCCAACTTTTATAATTATACCACCGATAATTCTATTATCCACTACATTTTCTAGCTCAACTTCTTTATTTGTCAAGTTTGACAATTGTTCTTTTAATCTTTCTTTTTCATCTTCAGTTAATTCGTAAGCAGTCTTTACTTTACAAAGGACTTTGTTCCTTTCCTGCCTTACTTTGTCCATAAAGTCAAAATAAATGAAAAGCAGTTCATTCTCTCTATTCTTATCCACCAAAAGTTTTAGAAAGTTTTTAAGCTCTATTGGCTGCTGTTTCATTATACTTTGAATAAAATCTTTTTTCTCCGTATTTGTTACAATAGGATTTTCAAAAAACTTTTTGAAGTTTTTATCTTCGCTGTAAAAACTCATTAAATCAGTAAAACCTTCTTCTAAAGTATCCAGAATTTTCTTTTCCTTACCGACTTTAAACAACGCTGTAGCATATCTGTCTCCTACACTCATGATACTTCGCCTACCTCAGAAACATATTTTTCTACTAGCTCTCGATGCTTCTTATCATCTAATTTTTCTTCAATGATTCTCTCTGCTACCTGGATAGTCATATCAGCCACTTCATCCTTAATTGTTGAAATTGCTTTATTTCTTTCCATCTGAATTTCTTCTTTTGCTTTTTCAATCATCATATCAGCTTCTTTTCTTGCATCTTGTTTTGCCTCAGAAATTAACTCATCTCCTCTTGATCTTGCTTCTTTTATTATCTGCTGGGCTTCACTTGTAGCATTCTCAAGTTTTTCTTCATATTCTGCCCTTAGCTTTTCAGCCTCTTCTTTTTTCTGTTCTGCTTCTTCCAAGTTATTTTTAATTTCCTGTCTTCTGTTTTCTAAAAAATCCCCCATTGGTTTAAATAAATAACGTTTTAACAGGTAAAATAAAATCAATATGTTTACAAGCATTAGGAAAAACTCGTAACCTATGTCAACCAAGGTGCGTAGGCCCCCTTTCTATCTAATTATTCTGTCCGAACATTTTTTTGACCGCAGTCTTATAGCATCCCAAGAAGTGGGTTTGCAAATAACAAAATGAGCGCTATAACTAGACCGTAGATACCTGTAGTCTCTGCTACCGCTGCACCTAAAAGCATAGTCCTTATTATATCTCCTTGAGCTTCAGGCTGCCTACCAACGGCTTCCGCACCTTTACCTGCCGCAAATCCCTGTCCTATTCCTGCACCTATACCTGCAATCATTGAAAGTCCAGCGCCAATAGCGCTTGCTGCTAATACTAAAGATTGACCATCAACCATAATAAAAGCTCCTCCTTTTTAGCATAATTTTTTTCGTATAAATTAATAACTTAATGTAAATAATTAAACTTTTTATTAAAATTAATCCCACCCAATCACTTATTTAAACAAACTAATTAAGTAAAGGGTTAGCAAATAATAATACCAAGGCAATTACCAGGGCATAAATCCCTGTCGTCTGTCCAACTGCCTGACCAAGAAGCATAACTCTAACAATGCCGTTCTGGTGCTTTGGTCGTGCACCTGTAGCTTCTGTGCCTTTCCCAGCTGCAAATCCTTGTCCTATACCAGGGCCTACCCCCGCAATCATAGAAAAACCTGCACCAAGGGTAGAGGCAATTATTACTAGGCCAATACCTTCTGCTCCAAGTAGTGGGTTTGCAAATAATAATATCAATGCCACTACAAGGGAAAATATTCCTGATGTTTCTGCTACAGCAGCGCCTAACAGCATAACAAGGGTTATATGCCTACCTTTATTTTTATTTTTACCAACTGCTTCGGCACCTTTGCCAGCAGCAAAACCCTGGCCTACGCCAACTCCAATACCTGCAATCATTGCTAGTCCTGCTCCTATCGCACTAGCTGCCAGGACCACTTCATGTACTTCTAACAATTCGGATACGCCTCCTTTCCGGCCAAACTAACCGGCTTTTACTTCATTAAATCCTAACTTTAGGTCTTATAGTATAGCTACAAGTGGGTTAGCGAAAAGAAGTACCAATGCTATAACAAGTGCATATATTCCTGTGGTCTGACCAACTGCCTGACCAAGTAACATAGTTCTTACAATAGTGCCCTGTCTTTCTGGATGATCACCAGTAGTCTCAGCTCCTTTGCCCGCTGCAAAACCCTGTCCTATGCCCGGGCCTATCCCAGTTATCATCGAAATTCCTGCACCAAGGGTAGAGGCAGCTAACACCAGCCCTGCTCCTTCCATAGTAAGGAGAGGATTTGCAAACAGCAATACCAGTGCAACTACCAAAGAAAATATCCCTGATGTCTCTGCTACAGCAGAGCCCAACAACATTACTACTGTGACCTGGCGACCACGCTCTCTATGACGCCCTACAGCTTCCGCCCCTTTACCTGCTGCAAAACCCTGTCCTATACCAGGACCTAAACCGGCAATCATGGCAAATCCAGCACCTAAAGCACTAGCTGCTAGTATAAGCTCTCGGGGGTCAAATTGGCCTAGCCATTCAAAGAACGCATTAATTAATTCCAACTACAACCCTCCTTTATCAAAACAAGTAGTAACACTCTACTCCATAGCAATTGAAATATACGTCATCGTTAACATAACAAAAATAAAGGTCTGAATCACTCCTGCAAAAATATCAAAATACATATGAGGCACAACGGGGATAATTATTGGAGCAAAGCTATATAACAAATACATAATAATTATAGCTCCAAGCATGTTCCCAAACAAACGGAATGCAAGAGAAAAGGGTTGTGCCAATTCACTTATAATATTTAAAGGCAACAAAAATGGCAAAGGCTCAAGAAATCCCCTCATATATCCCCCAACACCTTTTGATTTGATTCCTGAAGCGTGGATTAGGATAAAGGTTATAAATGCTAGCGAGAAAGTCGTGTTTAAATCAGCAGTAGGCTGACGCACTCCAATCAAGCCTGTTAAGTTAGCAATTAAAATATAAAGTGTTATTGTGCCAACATATGGTAGGTAGCTTCTATTTTCCTTCCCCATGGTACTATCGACTAGCCATTCAACACCTTCATATACAAGTTCCATTATGTTTTGAAAATTTGTTTCTGGTACTTTCTGCAATTGCCTGGTGGTCAAAATAGCCAAAACCACAAGTATAACCATTATCACCCAGGTAGTTGTTACTGTTTCTGTAATTTGATAACCAGCTACCTCAAACATCACGGCTGGATCAAAATCTGTGCCATTCTCCAATATTTTAACCTCCTTTCCATGAAATTATTTTTGGGGCGGTAATAAATTTTTCCTTCTAAGGTAATCAATTGCCAGGTCATTCCACAGGATAACTACCTTAGGGATCATCAAACCTAAAACAGCAGTTAAAATATGCATATCATCTCGCTGCATAGCAACATATAGGGCAATAAATATCACCGCATATCTTAGCATATAATTAAAGATTGCATAAATACGGGCTTTGTTAGGTGAAAATCTCACGGCTTTTTCCAGAGTTTTAGATAACAATAACCAGCTTAACATCCCAAGTATTGAGCCATACACCCATCCCAACAAAAGCGGCCCAAAGTCAACAAGGGTAAATATTATTGTTCCTATGAAGAACACAAACAATGAATGTCGTATAACTTTAATTTTAAGATTTACTAGCTTATCCACTTTTAAAACCCCTAACCCTTGAAAAATTAATTATTTCATCAAGAGGCGAAAAGCATTATAAAAACCAACAATCACCCCCAGCACTGCTAATACTACTGGAATGGGTTGCCAAAAGTCAAGTTGTGTAACTAGATACCTCCCAAGCAGTATACCCCCTAGAATAGGAGTGATCATAACAATGCCTACTTGCCCCAGAAGGGCTAAATACTTAAGGTTTCTCAATCTATAATTTCACCTACTTTAAAACCACCAAATAAAATATGTAACATACAGCATTAATTTTAACTAAACTTTTAGTAGTTTTCAAATAAATCGAAAAATCTTTTAAAAGTTTCAAGCTACCAACTTTAAATTTCATAAGGGGTTTGTTCGACATGATATATTTTATTCCTTTTTTCATGAAGAATATCATAAGAATAAAAAGGTTTGGCGTTTTTCGAATATTCTAAATTTGCTAAATTATCAAAATATTTAACTCTGGACAGGGTTAACAATATTTATAGCGTGCATTTATCTTCGTAAAACTTTATAAATGCACGCTATTATAGTTTACAAAGTTTTTACAATAGTCGCTTCTCCCTGGCCTCCACCAATACAGAGAGATGCCAGACCATAACCTCCACCGTTATCCTGTAATGCATGTAAAAGCGTTACAAAAATCCTCGCTCCACTTGCCCCGATAGGATGGCCTATGGCTATCGCTCCACCACGTAAGTTAACTTTTTCAGGGTCAGGGTTTAGTTCTTTCATCACTGCTAAAGCCTGGGCTGCAAAAGCCTCGTTTAACTCCAGCACGTTAATATCAGAAAGCTCTAAGTCTGCGGCTTTTAAAGCTTTACCAACAGAAGGAACTGGTCCAAGGCCCATATGTTTTGGCTCTACTCCTCCAGAACCAAAAGAAACAATTTTTGCAATTGGTTCAAGGCCTAGCTCATCAACTTTTTCTTTAGATGCTAAAATGACAACTGCAGCTCCGTCATTAATTCCTGAAGCGTTCCCAGCTGTAACAGTTCCTTCTTTCTTAAATGCAGGCGGAAGTTTTCCTAGTTTGTCTTTTGTTACATCTTTTCTGGGAAACTCATCAGTATCAAAATAACTAACATTTCCTTTTTTGTCTTTTAATTCAACCGGAAAAGTCTCTTTCTCAAACAGTCCTTTTTCAATTGCTTCGGTAGCTTTTTGTTGACTTTTAGCAGAAAACTCATCCTGTTCTTCTCTTGAGATGTTATACTTCTCAGCCAAATTCTCTGCTGTAACGCCCATATGATAATCTTCCATAGCGCACCATAAACCTTCATTTATCATAGAGTCTTTTGCTTTACCATGTCCCATTCTTTGACCCCAGCGCATACCATCCAAAACGTAAGGTGCTCTAGACATATTTTCCATACCACCAGCTACAACCAAATCCTTATGCCCTATCATTATTGATTGAGCAGCAAGGTTTATAGTATGTAACCCGGAGCCACAAACTTTGTTTAAGGTTGTCGCCGGTGATTCTACTGGAATATCAGCATCTATAGCGGCTTTTCTAGCAGGATTTTGTCCAAGCCCAGCCTGCAGTACACAGCCAAGTACAGTTTCTTCAACTTCACTAGAGGATA
The Natranaerofaba carboxydovora genome window above contains:
- the atpD gene encoding F0F1 ATP synthase subunit beta, whose translation is MSVGKVQQIIGPVVDIEFPQGELPNIYNSVKIESGLNEKGEIVEQDKATQVIDITLEAVQHLGDDIVRCVAMSSTDGMVRGMEARDIGKPISIPVGEPTLGRLFNVLGNTIDGGEEVEGDEEYPIHREPPKFDEQDTSTEILETGIKVLDLLNPYSRGGKIGLFGGAGVGKTVLIMELIRNIAYEHGGYSVFAGVGERTREGNDLWLEMKESGVIDKTALVFGQMNEPPGARQRVGLTGLTMAEYFRDTQGQDVLLFIDNIFRFTQAGQEVSALLGRMPSAVGYQPTLQSDMGELQERITSTKKGSITSIQAIYVPADDPTDPAPATTFAHLDASTYLERSIAEQGIYPAVDPLVSASRILDPQVLGQDHYDVARNVQQVLQRYKELQDIIAILGMDELSDEDKLTVARARKMQRFLSQPFFVAAEFTGMEGKYVPVKETVRGFQEILEGKHDDLPEDAFYMVGTIEEAVEKGKQIAK
- the atpG gene encoding ATP synthase F1 subunit gamma, whose amino-acid sequence is MQSTREIKRRISSVENTQKITRAMEMVAAAKLRRAQDRLERARPYEDAMRKSILRVINQLHGESHPLMEKNDTGEPCYLIVAADRGLCGGYNVNVVREANEHMEKEGVSSPRIISVGKRVRDFYKKRNYEVVSEYLDMPDNPTIEEAKKIAEPAMELFFNGEINELIIVYNEFQNALTQVPVARKLLPMEKDVIITEKDTEEELDIEEQLYAFEPSIEAILGEFLERYVENIVLLALLESKTSEHGARMTAMGNATNNADEMIEDLTKTYNRARQASITQEILEIVNGAEALE
- the atpA gene encoding F0F1 ATP synthase subunit alpha, producing MSIRPDEISDVLKEKIEQYEKQVDVFDVGTVLYVGDGIARIHGLDNAMFGELVEFPGGIYGMVLNLETDNVGCVILGDYLKINEGDEVKRTGRIVEVPVGEELLGRVVNPLGEPLDGKGPIEAKESRPVEVKAPGVIERQPVEEPLQTGIKPVDSMIPIGRGQRELIIGDRGTGKSAIVIDTIINQKDSDVICVYVAIGQKNSTVAQVADTLEKHGALDHTIIVAATASEPAPLLYLAPYAGCSIGEYFRDNGKHAMCAYDDLTKHAASYRELSLLLRRPPGREAYPGDVFYLHSRLLERAAKFSDEFGGGSLTALPIIETQAGDISAYIPTNVISITDGQIYLESDLFYAGQRPAINAGLSVSRVGGSAQLGAMKQVSGSLRLDLAQYRELEAFAQFGTDLDKATQERLERGKRTVEILKQDQYQPMAVEDQIIMIFTATYGYLDDLEVEKILTFEKYMLEYISNNNRDIKEEIRKGEKLSDEFLDKLAKVVEEAKEAFKKDPEMM
- the atpH gene encoding ATP synthase F1 subunit delta, which produces MSVGDRYATALFKVGKEKKILDTLEEGFTDLMSFYSEDKNFKKFFENPIVTNTEKKDFIQSIMKQQPIELKNFLKLLVDKNRENELLFIYFDFMDKVRQERNKVLCKVKTAYELTEDEKERLKEQLSNLTNKEVELENVVDNRIIGGIIIKVGDRVYDYSISGQLNQLRGNLEKTSLGKTG
- the atpF gene encoding F0F1 ATP synthase subunit B, which codes for MVDIGYEFFLMLVNILILFYLLKRYLFKPMGDFLENRRQEIKNNLEEAEQKKEEAEKLRAEYEEKLENATSEAQQIIKEARSRGDELISEAKQDARKEADMMIEKAKEEIQMERNKAISTIKDEVADMTIQVAERIIEEKLDDKKHRELVEKYVSEVGEVS
- the atpE gene encoding ATP synthase F0 subunit C; this translates as MVDGQSLVLAASAIGAGLSMIAGIGAGIGQGFAAGKGAEAVGRQPEAQGDIIRTMLLGAAVAETTGIYGLVIALILLFANPLLGML
- a CDS encoding ATP synthase Fo subunit C, giving the protein MLEVHEVVLAASAIGAGLAMIAGIGVGVGQGFAAGKGAEAVGKNKNKGRHITLVMLLGAAVAETSGIFSLVVALILLFANPLLGAEGIGLVIIASTLGAGFSMIAGVGPGIGQGFAAGKGTEATGARPKHQNGIVRVMLLGQAVGQTTGIYALVIALVLLFANPLLN
- the atpE gene encoding ATP synthase F0 subunit C, whose product is MELINAFFEWLGQFDPRELILAASALGAGFAMIAGLGPGIGQGFAAGKGAEAVGRHRERGRQVTVVMLLGSAVAETSGIFSLVVALVLLFANPLLTMEGAGLVLAASTLGAGISMITGIGPGIGQGFAAGKGAETTGDHPERQGTIVRTMLLGQAVGQTTGIYALVIALVLLFANPLVAIL
- the atpB gene encoding F0F1 ATP synthase subunit A, which produces MENGTDFDPAVMFEVAGYQITETVTTTWVIMVILVVLAILTTRQLQKVPETNFQNIMELVYEGVEWLVDSTMGKENRSYLPYVGTITLYILIANLTGLIGVRQPTADLNTTFSLAFITFILIHASGIKSKGVGGYMRGFLEPLPFLLPLNIISELAQPFSLAFRLFGNMLGAIIIMYLLYSFAPIIIPVVPHMYFDIFAGVIQTFIFVMLTMTYISIAME
- a CDS encoding ATP synthase subunit I produces the protein MDKLVNLKIKVIRHSLFVFFIGTIIFTLVDFGPLLLGWVYGSILGMLSWLLLSKTLEKAVRFSPNKARIYAIFNYMLRYAVIFIALYVAMQRDDMHILTAVLGLMIPKVVILWNDLAIDYLRRKNLLPPQK
- a CDS encoding AtpZ/AtpI family protein, which gives rise to MRNLKYLALLGQVGIVMITPILGGILLGRYLVTQLDFWQPIPVVLAVLGVIVGFYNAFRLLMK
- a CDS encoding acetyl-CoA C-acetyltransferase; translation: MRVLRGILKEGIIVPQEVYIVGAKRTPVGAYGQSLSSVPATRLGELAIREALKDAGVSSSEVEETVLGCVLQAGLGQNPARKAAIDADIPVESPATTLNKVCGSGLHTINLAAQSIMIGHKDLVVAGGMENMSRAPYVLDGMRWGQRMGHGKAKDSMINEGLWCAMEDYHMGVTAENLAEKYNISREEQDEFSAKSQQKATEAIEKGLFEKETFPVELKDKKGNVSYFDTDEFPRKDVTKDKLGKLPPAFKKEGTVTAGNASGINDGAAVVILASKEKVDELGLEPIAKIVSFGSGGVEPKHMGLGPVPSVGKALKAADLELSDINVLELNEAFAAQALAVMKELNPDPEKVNLRGGAIAIGHPIGASGARIFVTLLHALQDNGGGYGLASLCIGGGQGEATIVKTL